The proteins below come from a single Gammaproteobacteria bacterium genomic window:
- the lspA gene encoding signal peptidase II, with the protein MKAPRFSVLLSVSAGVAVLDQIVKWIVAARLDELQRIVVMPFFDLVRWHNTGAAFGLLSGASGWQNWLFLVLGLVLVAFLGSMMRGASKDGDALWGLGLALMTGGAVGNLIDRVARGYVLDFISLHYGGWRFPAFNVADSAITVGVSLVLLYLIRQTRTTSN; encoded by the coding sequence ATGAAGGCGCCGCGTTTCAGTGTGTTGCTTTCGGTGTCCGCCGGCGTGGCGGTCTTGGACCAGATCGTGAAGTGGATTGTCGCCGCGCGCCTGGACGAGTTGCAGCGCATCGTGGTGATGCCGTTCTTCGACCTCGTGCGCTGGCACAACACCGGCGCCGCCTTCGGCCTGTTGTCCGGCGCGTCGGGTTGGCAGAACTGGCTGTTCCTGGTGCTTGGACTGGTGCTGGTGGCGTTCCTGGGATCGATGATGCGCGGCGCCTCAAAGGACGGAGACGCGCTCTGGGGACTGGGGCTGGCGCTGATGACCGGCGGAGCGGTGGGCAATCTGATCGACCGCGTTGCGCGCGGCTACGTCCTGGACTTCATCTCGTTGCACTACGGCGGCTGGCGCTTCCCGGCCTTCAACGTCGCCGACTCGGCGATCACCGTGGGCGTATCCCTGGTGCTCCTATACCTCATCCGACAAACTCGCACCACCTCCAATTAG
- a CDS encoding quinone oxidoreductase has translation MSHAIQVDRAGGPEVMEWRAVNVGAPGPGELLIGNRAIGFNFIDTYFRTGVYPLEYPSGLGSEGAGEVLAVGEGVEGFAPGDRVAYCTPPIGSYSEERIYPADRTVPLPDSVSYEQAAAMMLKGLTSWYLLHHSYPVRQGDDVLLYAAAGGVGQIAAQWAALLGARVIGIVGSSGKVDEARRAGCADVVLADDPDLVAKVRELSGGGVAAVYDSLGKDTFMQSLDCLRPLGTMVTFGNATGLVEPIAPIDLARRGSLKLTRPILFDFVSTEEQLHGAAATLFEQVGSGALSIKIGQRYPLQDVAQAHRDAESRRTTGSTILLP, from the coding sequence ATGAGCCATGCAATTCAGGTAGACCGGGCGGGCGGCCCGGAAGTGATGGAGTGGCGCGCCGTCAATGTGGGCGCTCCCGGCCCCGGCGAACTGCTTATCGGTAACCGGGCCATCGGTTTCAACTTCATTGACACCTACTTCCGCACAGGCGTCTATCCGCTGGAATATCCGAGCGGACTCGGCTCCGAAGGCGCGGGCGAGGTGCTGGCGGTAGGCGAAGGTGTCGAAGGGTTCGCGCCGGGAGACCGGGTGGCTTATTGCACGCCGCCGATAGGGTCCTATTCGGAGGAAAGAATCTATCCCGCGGACCGTACCGTGCCTCTTCCGGACTCCGTCAGCTACGAGCAGGCCGCCGCCATGATGCTGAAAGGGCTGACGAGCTGGTACCTGCTGCACCACAGCTATCCGGTACGGCAAGGCGACGACGTGCTGCTGTACGCGGCCGCCGGGGGCGTGGGGCAGATCGCCGCCCAGTGGGCGGCGCTGTTGGGAGCGCGCGTCATCGGCATCGTGGGCAGCAGCGGCAAGGTGGATGAAGCGCGCCGGGCAGGTTGCGCCGACGTCGTGCTGGCCGACGATCCGGACCTCGTTGCCAAGGTGCGGGAACTGAGCGGCGGCGGCGTGGCGGCGGTGTACGACTCCCTGGGGAAGGACACGTTCATGCAGTCGCTGGACTGCCTGCGTCCGCTCGGCACGATGGTGACCTTCGGCAATGCGACCGGCCTGGTGGAGCCGATCGCGCCCATCGACCTGGCGCGGCGCGGCTCATTGAAGCTAACCCGGCCGATCCTGTTCGATTTCGTGTCGACCGAGGAGCAACTGCACGGCGCGGCCGCAACCTTGTTCGAGCAGGTCGGATCGGGCGCACTCTCGATAAAGATCGGTCAGCGCTATCCCCTGCAGGACGTGGCCCAGGCGCACCGCGACGCCGAGAGCCGGCGCACCACCGGCTCGACGATTCTGCTGCCCTGA
- the murJ gene encoding murein biosynthesis integral membrane protein MurJ: protein MDDIKKKGLLGSWSLVAGLTTVSRVLGLAREIAFAWFIGAGVVMDAFIVAFRIPSLFRHFFAEGALSQSFVPVYSERMEAGDNREELADLLGRVMGTLGAVVAVVSPLGVIFAPLFVWLCAPGFALEGGESYELAVTMLRRTFAYLFFISITAMLAAVLNAHRKFAAAAFTPVLMNICLIAAAALYAMQSEPQGAVLGWGVFVAGLAQMVFLLFFARSTCGPFWPQWGWRDSKVRRILVLMVPVIVGSSAAQVGVVLDTILASFLVSGSISWLNFSQRLMEFPLGVFGVALATVALPRLSRLHAAGERDEYLASTGWAIRSGLAISLPCAAGLFIIAEPIMATLFLGGKFSLQDVEMAAVSLQAYALGLPGLIGIKTLVPSFFARQDMKTPVKVAVAALACKFAVTLPLLWYWVAQDLHAPHAVLAGGTALGATINAAVLWLLFRRQDPEGKRGAMFKPLLRIAVAVGLLSMLLIEFAPAPALWPEVSRIVRVLWILACVGGAAAAYFLCLFLTGHRWRDTG, encoded by the coding sequence ATGGACGACATCAAGAAGAAAGGACTCCTTGGGTCCTGGTCGCTGGTGGCGGGGCTGACGACGGTGTCCCGCGTGCTGGGCCTGGCGCGCGAGATCGCGTTTGCGTGGTTTATCGGCGCCGGCGTGGTCATGGACGCGTTCATCGTCGCCTTCCGGATTCCGAGCCTGTTCCGGCATTTCTTCGCCGAGGGGGCGCTGTCGCAGAGCTTCGTGCCGGTGTACTCGGAGCGCATGGAGGCGGGAGACAACAGGGAAGAACTAGCGGACCTGCTGGGCCGGGTCATGGGCACCCTGGGCGCGGTCGTGGCCGTGGTGTCGCCCCTCGGGGTGATATTCGCGCCGCTCTTCGTTTGGTTGTGCGCCCCCGGGTTCGCACTGGAAGGCGGCGAGTCCTACGAACTGGCGGTCACGATGCTGCGCCGCACGTTTGCGTACCTGTTCTTCATCTCGATCACGGCCATGCTGGCCGCGGTACTGAACGCCCACCGCAAGTTTGCCGCGGCGGCCTTCACCCCCGTCCTGATGAACATCTGCCTGATTGCGGCGGCCGCCCTTTACGCAATGCAATCGGAGCCGCAGGGCGCGGTACTCGGCTGGGGCGTGTTCGTCGCGGGACTGGCGCAAATGGTGTTCCTGCTGTTTTTCGCCCGCTCCACCTGCGGCCCGTTCTGGCCGCAATGGGGCTGGCGCGACTCGAAAGTGCGGCGGATCCTTGTCTTGATGGTGCCGGTCATCGTCGGTTCGTCGGCGGCCCAGGTGGGTGTGGTTCTGGACACGATCCTGGCCAGCTTTCTCGTATCCGGGAGCATCAGCTGGCTCAACTTCTCCCAGCGACTGATGGAGTTTCCGCTGGGCGTGTTCGGCGTGGCCCTGGCCACGGTGGCGCTGCCCAGGCTGTCGCGCCTGCACGCCGCCGGAGAGCGGGACGAGTACCTGGCGTCCACGGGCTGGGCGATCCGTTCGGGCCTGGCCATTTCGCTGCCCTGCGCCGCGGGGCTGTTCATCATCGCGGAGCCGATCATGGCGACCCTGTTCCTCGGCGGAAAGTTCAGTCTCCAGGATGTCGAAATGGCGGCCGTGAGCCTCCAGGCCTACGCCCTGGGACTGCCCGGACTGATCGGGATCAAGACGCTGGTGCCTTCGTTCTTCGCCCGCCAGGACATGAAGACGCCGGTCAAAGTGGCGGTGGCGGCGCTGGCCTGCAAGTTCGCGGTGACGCTGCCGTTGCTCTGGTACTGGGTGGCGCAGGATCTGCACGCGCCCCACGCGGTGCTGGCGGGCGGCACGGCGCTTGGCGCGACGATCAATGCGGCGGTCCTGTGGCTGCTGTTCAGGCGCCAGGATCCCGAGGGCAAGCGGGGCGCGATGTTCAAGCCGCTGCTCAGGATCGCGGTCGCGGTGGGCCTGCTGTCGATGCTGCTGATCGAATTCGCGCCGGCGCCGGCGCTCTGGCCGGAGGTTTCGCGAATCGTCCGGGTGCTGTGGATACTGGCATGCGTGGGCGGCGCGGCGGCGGCCTATTTCCTCTGCCTGTTCCTGACCGGCCACCGCTGGCGCGACACCGGATAG
- a CDS encoding bifunctional riboflavin kinase/FAD synthetase — protein sequence MLLLRRISRLPASIDRGCAVTIGGFDGMHVGHQEVLNRVLTAARERNLASVVFSFEPSPKEFMARGAPPPRLMTLREKCAALNAAGVDAFYCPPFNDAIRTLSPEDFMRKLLAGLLKARHVIQGPDFRFGYRRSGGMDELAAGGRSLGFSVEQAPRVSVDGERVSSTGVRRALAASDLELAARLLGRRYGMGGRVIHGLKIGAAKLGYPTANIALKGRVSPIDGIFAVRVHGVEAEPLAGVASIGYRPTVGGTEKILEAHIFDFNGDLYGRFLDIEPVAKLRDEVHFSNLEELRVQMDRDAVQARELLRAA from the coding sequence ATGCTTCTCCTACGCCGAATTTCCCGCTTGCCGGCCTCCATCGACCGCGGATGCGCCGTTACCATCGGCGGTTTCGACGGCATGCACGTCGGTCACCAGGAGGTCCTGAACCGGGTCCTCACGGCTGCCCGCGAACGCAATCTGGCGTCGGTCGTGTTCAGTTTCGAGCCGTCTCCGAAGGAATTCATGGCCCGGGGAGCGCCGCCGCCCCGACTGATGACGCTGCGCGAAAAATGCGCCGCGCTCAACGCCGCCGGTGTCGACGCCTTCTATTGCCCGCCGTTCAACGACGCGATCCGCACGCTTTCGCCCGAGGATTTCATGCGCAAGCTGCTGGCCGGACTGCTCAAGGCGCGGCACGTGATCCAGGGCCCGGACTTCCGTTTCGGCTACAGGCGCAGCGGCGGCATGGACGAACTCGCGGCGGGGGGAAGGAGTCTCGGCTTCAGCGTGGAGCAGGCCCCGCGCGTGAGCGTCGACGGCGAGCGCGTTTCCAGCACCGGCGTGCGGCGGGCGCTGGCGGCCTCGGACCTGGAGCTGGCCGCGAGGCTCCTGGGCCGCCGCTACGGCATGGGCGGGCGCGTCATTCACGGCTTGAAGATCGGCGCCGCAAAGCTGGGCTATCCTACGGCCAACATTGCCCTGAAAGGCCGCGTCAGTCCCATTGACGGGATCTTCGCCGTGCGCGTCCACGGGGTGGAGGCCGAGCCGCTGGCGGGCGTGGCCAGCATCGGTTACCGGCCCACGGTGGGCGGCACGGAGAAGATCCTGGAGGCGCATATCTTCGATTTCAACGGCGATCTGTACGGGCGATTCCTGGACATCGAGCCGGTTGCGAAGCTGCGCGACGAAGTGCACTTCAGTAACCTCGAGGAACTACGCGTGCAGATGGATCGCGACGCCGTCCAGGCCCGCGAACTCTTGCGCGCGGCTTAG
- the ileS gene encoding isoleucine--tRNA ligase, with protein MPDYRDTLNLPRTAFPMRANLARREPEMLREWESSGRYGRIREHMAGREKFTLLDGPPYANGSIHIGHAYNKVLKDLIVKSKILDGYDAPYVPGWDCHGLPIEVRVERELGHEAAALDGAAFREACRRYAASQVEGQREDFRRLGVLGEWERPYLTMAARYEANQIRAFAEIFARGHVYRGQKPVHWCLDCGSALAEAEVEYEDKTSIAVDVRFPADDPADFLSRVPGVEADDAPLGIPIWTTTPWTLPANRAVVLSDTFDYVLMEAEIDGRTERLVLARGLADDALQRYGATGARELASLKGAQLAGVNLRHPFYDRLAPVLIADYVTLEAGTGAVHTAPAHGLDDFATGRKAGLPADNPLGIDGHFRKDTGLVGGLHVEEADKRIPDLLAERGMLLCRESYRHSYPHCWRHHRPLLFTSTPQWFVGLDREGLREQAAGAIGAVDWYPGWAEQRIARMVETRPDWCISRSRAWGVPLPLLVDRESGEPHPESARLMAQIAERMDEKGIEAWFALDPAELLGDEAQRYRKVTDVMDVWMDSGLVHRCVGAEHPEIDNPADLYVEGSDQHRGWFQSSLLTSVAIDGRAPYRAVLTHGFAVDEQGRKQSKSLGNVVDPRDVVDKLGADVLRLWVMTTDYRREMSISPDILTRVSDAYRRLRNTARFLLGNLSDFDPERHAVAPEDAVDLDLWALRRTHELNDAVWKHYRNYEFHPIFQQVHNFCVVDMGNFYLDVIKDRLYTMPADSHGRRSAQTTLWHVGECLARWLAPVLSFTIEEFWKEFPGDRPESVFMCAPHELPDLPECRADWDTLREARTQVLGVMEESRKAGEVGSSLEAELVVPADEATLNALKQLGDELRFVFISAAVDLEPGETGQAPVCRASAHPKCERCWHRLPVRPDGDEHAGLCDRCVLNVEGDGEARVWA; from the coding sequence ATGCCCGATTACCGCGACACCCTGAACCTGCCGCGTACGGCTTTTCCGATGCGCGCCAACCTGGCGCGCCGCGAGCCGGAAATGCTGCGCGAGTGGGAGAGCAGCGGGCGCTACGGGCGCATCCGCGAGCACATGGCCGGGCGCGAGAAGTTCACGCTGCTCGACGGACCGCCCTACGCCAACGGGTCGATCCACATCGGCCACGCCTACAACAAGGTGCTCAAGGACCTCATCGTGAAGTCGAAGATTCTCGACGGCTACGACGCGCCCTACGTTCCGGGGTGGGATTGCCACGGCCTGCCGATCGAAGTGCGCGTCGAGCGCGAGCTGGGGCACGAGGCCGCCGCGCTGGACGGCGCGGCCTTCCGCGAAGCCTGCCGGCGCTATGCGGCCAGCCAGGTCGAAGGCCAGCGCGAGGACTTCCGGCGGCTCGGCGTGCTGGGCGAGTGGGAGCGGCCGTACCTGACCATGGCGGCCCGCTACGAGGCAAACCAGATCCGGGCGTTCGCGGAGATCTTCGCCCGCGGGCACGTCTATCGCGGCCAGAAGCCGGTCCACTGGTGCCTGGACTGCGGGTCGGCCCTGGCGGAAGCGGAAGTCGAATACGAAGACAAGACCTCGATCGCCGTCGACGTGCGCTTCCCGGCCGACGATCCAGCCGATTTCCTGTCCCGCGTCCCGGGCGTGGAAGCAGACGATGCGCCGCTGGGCATCCCGATCTGGACCACCACGCCATGGACCCTGCCGGCCAACCGCGCTGTGGTGCTGAGCGACACGTTCGACTACGTGCTCATGGAAGCCGAGATCGACGGGCGCACCGAGCGCCTGGTGCTGGCGCGCGGTCTCGCCGACGATGCGCTGCAGCGTTACGGCGCGACGGGCGCGCGCGAACTGGCGTCGCTGAAAGGCGCGCAACTCGCCGGCGTAAACCTGCGTCATCCCTTTTACGATCGCCTGGCGCCCGTGCTGATCGCCGATTACGTCACGCTGGAGGCCGGCACCGGCGCCGTGCACACCGCGCCTGCGCACGGGCTGGACGACTTTGCGACCGGCCGCAAGGCGGGATTGCCGGCAGACAATCCGCTGGGTATCGACGGCCACTTCCGGAAGGACACCGGCCTGGTGGGCGGGCTGCACGTCGAGGAGGCCGACAAGCGGATTCCCGACCTGCTGGCGGAGCGCGGCATGCTGCTTTGCCGGGAGAGCTACCGGCACAGCTATCCGCACTGCTGGCGGCACCACCGGCCGCTCCTGTTTACGTCCACGCCGCAGTGGTTCGTGGGGCTGGACCGCGAGGGTCTGCGCGAGCAGGCCGCCGGCGCCATCGGCGCGGTGGACTGGTATCCCGGCTGGGCCGAACAGCGCATCGCGAGAATGGTCGAGACGCGCCCGGACTGGTGCATTTCGCGCAGCCGCGCCTGGGGCGTGCCGCTGCCGCTTTTGGTGGATCGGGAAAGCGGCGAGCCGCACCCGGAGTCGGCGCGGCTGATGGCACAGATCGCCGAACGCATGGACGAGAAGGGCATCGAGGCGTGGTTTGCGCTGGACCCGGCCGAACTGCTTGGAGACGAGGCGCAGCGCTACCGCAAGGTGACGGACGTGATGGACGTGTGGATGGACTCCGGCCTCGTGCATCGCTGCGTGGGCGCCGAGCACCCGGAGATCGACAACCCCGCCGACCTTTACGTGGAAGGCTCGGACCAGCACCGCGGCTGGTTCCAGTCGTCCCTGCTGACCTCGGTGGCCATCGACGGCCGCGCGCCGTACCGCGCGGTGTTGACGCACGGCTTCGCGGTGGACGAGCAGGGGCGCAAGCAGTCGAAGTCGCTCGGCAACGTCGTGGACCCTCGCGACGTGGTCGACAAGCTGGGCGCGGACGTGCTCAGGCTGTGGGTCATGACCACCGACTACCGGCGCGAAATGAGCATTTCTCCGGACATCCTCACGCGCGTATCCGACGCTTATCGCCGTCTGCGAAACACGGCCCGGTTCCTGCTCGGCAACCTCAGCGATTTCGACCCCGAACGGCATGCGGTGGCGCCCGAAGACGCCGTGGACCTGGATCTCTGGGCATTGCGGCGGACCCACGAACTCAACGATGCGGTCTGGAAGCACTACCGCAACTACGAGTTCCACCCGATATTCCAGCAGGTGCACAATTTCTGTGTCGTGGACATGGGCAATTTCTACCTGGACGTGATCAAGGACCGCCTCTACACGATGCCGGCGGACAGCCACGGCAGGCGCTCAGCGCAGACCACGCTGTGGCATGTCGGCGAATGCCTGGCGCGCTGGCTGGCCCCGGTGCTGAGCTTCACGATCGAGGAGTTCTGGAAGGAATTTCCCGGCGACCGTCCGGAATCGGTATTCATGTGCGCGCCGCACGAACTGCCGGACCTGCCCGAATGCCGGGCCGACTGGGACACGCTGCGCGAAGCGCGCACGCAGGTGCTGGGCGTGATGGAGGAATCGCGCAAGGCCGGAGAAGTGGGCTCGTCGCTGGAGGCTGAGCTTGTCGTGCCCGCCGATGAGGCCACGCTGAACGCGTTGAAGCAGCTGGGCGACGAGTTGCGCTTCGTGTTTATTTCCGCGGCGGTTGATCTGGAGCCTGGCGAGACGGGCCAAGCGCCCGTTTGCCGGGCGAGCGCGCACCCGAAATGCGAACGCTGCTGGCACCGTTTGCCGGTGCGCCCGGACGGCGATGAACATGCGGGTTTGTGCGACCGTTGCGTTTTGAACGTCGAAGGCGATGGCGAGGCGCGGGTCTGGGCATGA
- a CDS encoding zinc-dependent alcohol dehydrogenase family protein, giving the protein MRTRRLRFDENGEPADVVRLEEVELGDPGPGEVVARLEASAMHIADIKLVQGIDALRRPLPVTPGFEGVGEVVETGADSGYEVGDRVFLPLGCGTFSEYVRVHRNDMGMRRAPAGDAEQLVLSNINGATAWTLLQDFVDLEQGEWVLQDAANSNVGRYLIVLAARWGYRTVNLVRRKEVVQELKDLGADAVVLDGPDLARRIREATGGADIRLGIDAIAGDGVMRMADWLADGGLIVNYGTLTDEPCRIDFWQMFLHDIRLCGMSTTRCFATRTEEEIDELQNEIALMASDGRLSAKIAARYTLDEWREAFAHAARTGSARDGKIIVLPNA; this is encoded by the coding sequence ATGCGGACACGACGGCTTAGGTTCGACGAAAACGGCGAACCGGCCGACGTGGTGCGGCTGGAGGAGGTTGAACTCGGCGATCCGGGACCGGGCGAGGTCGTCGCCAGACTGGAAGCCAGCGCGATGCACATCGCCGACATCAAGCTGGTGCAGGGCATCGACGCGCTTCGCCGTCCGCTGCCCGTCACGCCGGGCTTCGAGGGCGTGGGAGAAGTTGTCGAGACCGGCGCCGATTCGGGCTACGAGGTCGGCGACCGCGTGTTTCTTCCGCTGGGCTGCGGCACGTTTTCCGAGTACGTGCGGGTCCACCGGAACGACATGGGCATGCGGCGCGCGCCGGCCGGCGATGCGGAACAGCTCGTGCTTTCGAACATCAACGGCGCAACCGCCTGGACCCTGCTGCAGGACTTCGTGGACCTCGAGCAGGGCGAATGGGTGCTGCAGGACGCGGCCAATTCCAACGTCGGGCGGTATCTGATCGTCCTGGCGGCCAGGTGGGGCTATCGAACGGTCAATCTCGTGCGGCGGAAAGAAGTCGTTCAGGAACTGAAGGACCTGGGCGCCGACGCCGTGGTTCTGGACGGACCGGACCTGGCGAGGCGCATACGCGAAGCGACCGGCGGGGCCGATATTCGCCTCGGAATCGACGCCATCGCCGGCGACGGCGTGATGCGCATGGCCGATTGGTTGGCCGACGGTGGGCTGATCGTGAATTACGGCACGCTGACCGACGAGCCCTGCCGGATCGATTTCTGGCAGATGTTCCTGCACGACATCCGCCTGTGCGGCATGTCGACGACGCGCTGTTTCGCGACCCGCACCGAAGAGGAAATCGACGAGTTACAGAACGAGATCGCGCTGATGGCCTCCGACGGGCGCCTTAGCGCAAAGATTGCCGCCCGCTACACGCTGGATGAATGGCGCGAAGCCTTCGCCCACGCCGCGCGCACCGGCTCGGCCCGCGACGGCAAGATCATCGTCCTGCCCAACGCCTGA
- a CDS encoding DUF3604 domain-containing protein translates to MLIRNSVFAKIPGAVVWAALSCGCAAIPSPDSASDSEASRQTAAMPPEGLVRYTEEREACANRNPYRNAYFGDLHVHTSYSYDARPLGVTTVPSDAYRYARGEEILLPPYQEGGEPVAVRKIGPALDFAAVTDHAEFFGELALCADPNSEAYGSRSCRAFRNGGPTAILILVRGLSRDVPARSADICGEDGARCAEAARTYWERTREMAEAAYDRSSSCGFTTFVAYEHSATRKNNSYHRNVIFRNDRVPELPITTFEAPSDSELFDLLSAECLEGATGCDVLSIPHSSNLSSGTLFTSAVDEPEPGQGATVAARQRNVLEPIVEIFQHKGSAECFNGLPGILGGPDELCDMEELRRYYRGLPAEGNPPPFCGEGETGVGASLNAGCVSRNDYYRGILLTGLQTGRRLGANPYKFGVIGSTDTHLSTPGAVQESGWRGHNVSETDLAERLTPSPVHPIGLYTNPGGLAGVWAVENSRDALFEALQRREVFGTTGPRIRPRFFGGWEYSEDACKSVAKTGYAQGVPMGEDLPAGATGASPRFIVAAGRDPKSAPLLRLQVIKGWVDDKDQAHYKVFEVAGDSESSGSMNPDTGVWSGPGHDALCGVFEDTEFDPDEPSYYYMRAVETPSLRWSSRQCLELPSEARPAECENTAPGVIRELAWSSPIWYTPEES, encoded by the coding sequence ATGCTCATCAGGAATTCCGTATTTGCGAAGATTCCGGGCGCGGTCGTCTGGGCCGCGCTGTCCTGCGGTTGCGCCGCAATTCCTTCGCCCGACAGCGCAAGCGATTCGGAAGCGTCGCGGCAGACGGCCGCCATGCCGCCCGAGGGCCTTGTGCGTTATACGGAAGAGCGCGAAGCCTGCGCGAATCGAAACCCCTATCGCAACGCCTATTTCGGCGACCTGCACGTGCACACTTCCTATTCCTACGACGCCCGGCCGCTGGGCGTGACCACGGTACCGTCCGACGCCTACCGCTACGCGCGCGGCGAGGAAATTTTGCTGCCTCCCTATCAGGAGGGCGGGGAACCGGTGGCGGTCCGCAAGATCGGTCCCGCACTGGACTTTGCCGCCGTCACCGACCACGCGGAGTTTTTCGGCGAACTGGCGCTGTGCGCGGACCCCAACAGCGAGGCCTACGGCAGTCGAAGCTGCCGGGCCTTCCGCAACGGCGGTCCCACCGCGATCCTGATTCTGGTGCGGGGTCTGTCGAGAGACGTTCCGGCTCGCAGCGCGGACATCTGCGGCGAAGACGGCGCCCGATGCGCGGAAGCCGCTCGGACCTACTGGGAGCGCACCCGCGAGATGGCGGAAGCGGCCTACGACCGCTCCTCGAGCTGCGGCTTCACGACCTTCGTGGCCTACGAGCACAGCGCCACTCGCAAAAACAACTCCTACCACCGCAATGTGATCTTCCGCAACGACCGGGTGCCGGAGTTGCCGATAACCACGTTCGAGGCGCCGTCCGACAGCGAACTGTTCGATCTGCTGTCCGCGGAGTGCCTCGAGGGAGCAACGGGATGCGATGTGCTGTCCATACCGCACAGCTCCAATCTGAGTTCCGGCACCCTGTTCACTTCCGCCGTCGATGAACCGGAGCCCGGCCAGGGCGCAACCGTTGCGGCACGGCAGCGCAACGTGCTGGAGCCGATCGTGGAGATCTTTCAGCACAAGGGCAGCGCCGAGTGCTTCAACGGCCTTCCCGGCATCCTGGGCGGGCCGGACGAGCTGTGCGACATGGAGGAACTGCGCCGGTACTACCGCGGCTTGCCGGCGGAGGGCAACCCTCCGCCGTTCTGCGGGGAAGGCGAGACGGGGGTGGGCGCCAGCCTGAACGCCGGATGCGTATCCAGGAACGACTATTACCGCGGCATTCTCCTGACCGGCCTGCAAACCGGTCGCCGGCTAGGCGCCAATCCCTACAAGTTCGGCGTGATCGGCTCGACGGACACGCATCTTTCCACGCCCGGCGCCGTTCAAGAAAGCGGCTGGCGTGGCCATAACGTGTCCGAAACCGACCTCGCCGAGCGCCTCACGCCCAGCCCGGTGCATCCCATCGGGCTCTACACCAACCCGGGCGGCCTGGCGGGGGTGTGGGCGGTGGAGAACTCTCGCGACGCGCTGTTCGAGGCGCTCCAGCGGCGCGAGGTATTCGGAACGACCGGCCCCCGCATCCGGCCGCGTTTCTTCGGCGGCTGGGAGTATTCCGAAGACGCCTGCAAGTCCGTGGCGAAAACCGGGTATGCGCAAGGCGTGCCCATGGGAGAGGATCTGCCGGCCGGCGCAACGGGCGCTTCGCCTCGGTTCATCGTGGCGGCGGGGCGCGATCCCAAAAGTGCGCCGCTGCTGCGCCTTCAGGTGATCAAGGGCTGGGTGGACGACAAGGACCAGGCGCACTACAAGGTGTTTGAAGTAGCGGGGGATTCCGAGTCCTCGGGTTCGATGAATCCGGACACGGGAGTCTGGAGCGGCCCCGGACACGATGCGCTGTGCGGTGTGTTCGAGGATACGGAATTCGATCCGGATGAGCCGAGCTACTACTACATGCGCGCGGTGGAAACGCCGTCGTTGCGATGGAGCTCGCGCCAGTGCCTGGAACTGCCGTCCGAAGCGCGTCCGGCGGAGTGCGAAAACACGGCGCCCGGTGTCATCCGGGAGCTCGCCTGGAGTTCGCCCATCTGGTACACGCCTGAAGAAAGCTAG
- a CDS encoding prepilin-type N-terminal cleavage/methylation domain-containing protein, translating to MATLLPARPAEPASGFSLVECLIAVAIFSLGLLGAGALITERLKESRAAHSYFLAEMLAQDLVARIGANPSAAGGEELGAWQRQAASALPGLQCEVTALGGAPPAYRVEMRWPAGADDAGRLVLWVGR from the coding sequence ATGGCGACCCTCTTGCCTGCCCGCCCGGCTGAGCCGGCAAGCGGCTTCAGTCTGGTCGAGTGCCTGATCGCGGTCGCCATCTTCAGCCTGGGCCTGCTCGGGGCCGGTGCGCTGATTACCGAGCGGTTGAAGGAAAGCCGCGCCGCGCACAGTTACTTTCTCGCCGAAATGCTGGCGCAGGACCTCGTTGCCCGGATCGGCGCCAACCCGTCGGCAGCAGGCGGGGAAGAATTGGGAGCGTGGCAACGGCAGGCGGCGTCCGCCCTGCCGGGCCTGCAATGCGAGGTGACGGCGCTGGGCGGCGCGCCGCCGGCATATCGGGTCGAAATGCGCTGGCCCGCGGGCGCCGACGACGCCGGCCGGCTGGTGCTTTGGGTCGGCCGTTAG
- a CDS encoding prepilin-type N-terminal cleavage/methylation domain-containing protein, translated as MRHARGFSLTELLVTLAILALLAAAATPLWIKQLERARRLDATDALVRVAVLQERFYFENGRYARAGELAAPPPAGLGVAGTERGYYELRLRAPEGDLSDGFAVEAVADPEGPQAGDTQCRVMSVDSTGRRASQSADGEDSTDACWP; from the coding sequence ATGAGACACGCCCGGGGGTTCAGTTTGACGGAACTGCTGGTGACGCTGGCCATCCTCGCCTTGCTGGCGGCGGCAGCCACGCCCCTGTGGATCAAACAGCTTGAGCGCGCGCGGCGGCTGGACGCCACCGATGCCCTGGTGCGAGTGGCGGTCCTGCAGGAGCGCTTCTATTTCGAAAACGGACGCTATGCACGCGCGGGCGAACTGGCGGCGCCTCCGCCCGCGGGACTGGGCGTCGCCGGCACCGAGCGCGGCTACTATGAACTTCGCTTGCGGGCGCCTGAGGGCGATTTGTCCGACGGCTTCGCCGTAGAGGCAGTCGCTGATCCGGAGGGCCCGCAAGCCGGGGACACGCAGTGTCGCGTAATGTCCGTCGATTCCACCGGCCGGCGCGCATCCCAAAGCGCCGATGGCGAAGACAGCACGGACGCCTGCTGGCCCTAA